A genomic stretch from Verrucomicrobiota bacterium includes:
- a CDS encoding 3-deoxy-7-phosphoheptulonate synthase → MRPTDDLRIDQIDPLLSPELLMRELPLTEAVAELVAQAREQAEAILQGRDDRLLVVVGPCSIHDPAAALEYGKRLAQQARAFESQLKIIMRVYFEKPRTTVGWKGLINDPQLDNTFDINRGLHAARQLLLELGQVGIAAGHEFLDTISPQYVADLIAWGAIGARTTESQVHRELASGLSCPVGFKNGTGGSLKIAIDAIESAGHPHHFLSVTKQGRSAIVSTKGNHACHVILRGGSKGPNYQAEPVAEAVQRLLDAGLPPHLMVDCSHGNSEKDYTRQPAVAGDIAKQIATGSRSIAAVMIESHLLEGKQSLRKTPLTFGQSVTDACIGWDTTVEVLDHLSQAVQTRRELPLP, encoded by the coding sequence ATGCGCCCGACCGACGACCTCCGCATCGATCAGATTGATCCTCTGCTCTCGCCCGAACTCCTCATGAGGGAGCTTCCTCTGACCGAGGCGGTCGCTGAGCTGGTGGCGCAGGCGAGGGAGCAAGCCGAGGCCATTCTCCAAGGCCGAGACGATCGCCTCCTGGTGGTGGTGGGTCCGTGCTCGATTCATGACCCGGCCGCCGCCCTCGAATATGGCAAGCGCCTGGCCCAGCAGGCCCGGGCCTTTGAGTCGCAGCTCAAAATCATCATGCGGGTCTACTTCGAGAAACCCCGCACCACCGTCGGCTGGAAGGGCTTGATCAATGACCCGCAGCTCGACAACACCTTCGACATCAACCGGGGCCTCCACGCCGCTCGCCAGCTCTTGCTCGAGTTGGGCCAAGTCGGCATCGCGGCCGGCCATGAGTTCCTCGACACCATCTCCCCCCAATACGTGGCCGACCTCATCGCCTGGGGCGCGATCGGGGCCCGCACCACCGAAAGCCAGGTCCACCGCGAACTCGCGAGCGGCCTCTCTTGCCCCGTGGGATTCAAAAATGGGACCGGAGGGAGCCTGAAAATTGCCATCGACGCCATCGAATCCGCCGGCCACCCTCACCACTTTCTCTCCGTCACCAAACAAGGCCGCTCCGCCATCGTCAGTACCAAAGGGAACCACGCCTGCCACGTCATCTTGCGCGGCGGGAGCAAAGGGCCAAACTACCAGGCAGAGCCCGTTGCCGAAGCCGTCCAGCGCTTGCTCGATGCTGGCCTCCCCCCGCATCTCATGGTGGACTGCTCGCATGGAAACAGTGAGAAAGATTACACTCGGCAGCCTGCGGTTGCTGGAGACATTGCCAAGCAAATCGCCACCGGGAGTCGCTCCATCGCCGCCGTCATGATCGAAAGCCACCTTCTCGAAGGCAAACAAAGTCTTCGCAAGACACCGCTCACTTTCGGCCAGAGCGTGACCGATGCTTGCATCGGCTGGGACACCACGGTCGAAGTATTGGATCACCTCTCTCAAGCCGTGCAAACCCGGCGCGAACTCCCCCTCCCCTAA
- the hflK gene encoding FtsH protease activity modulator HflK: MDLEEAFGNAKRQMPQMPSWFKGNALVAALVAIFVLVTGFTSVYTVPQDSVAVVQRFGQYINTTQPGLNFKLPWGIDKATLVESERQKKMEFGFATPGATNEFQKSSRQEQIEARSMITGDRNAATVDWVVQYRISDPVAYVFQVRNPDATLRDASESVMRAVVGDRTVEEVLTVGRQSIEAEAVENLRALSERYDLGLRIDQIQLKDVKPPRPVEPSFNEVNQAQQTKETVINEARGQYNRAVPRTRGEADKTIAQAEGEAIRRINEAEGDAAAFNAVFSEYSKAPDVTRQRLYLETMSKVLPSFQKRILMDAAGGGILPFLNLDQSANPVTGAR; the protein is encoded by the coding sequence ATGGATTTAGAAGAAGCCTTCGGAAACGCCAAACGCCAGATGCCGCAAATGCCCTCCTGGTTCAAAGGCAATGCCCTCGTCGCGGCCCTGGTGGCCATCTTTGTTCTGGTGACTGGTTTCACCAGCGTCTACACAGTGCCTCAAGACTCCGTCGCGGTGGTCCAGCGCTTCGGTCAGTATATCAACACCACGCAACCCGGCCTCAACTTCAAGCTCCCCTGGGGAATCGACAAGGCCACGCTCGTGGAAAGTGAGCGCCAAAAGAAGATGGAATTCGGCTTCGCCACCCCTGGCGCCACCAACGAGTTCCAGAAAAGCTCTCGGCAAGAGCAGATCGAAGCCCGCTCCATGATCACGGGCGACCGGAACGCGGCCACGGTCGATTGGGTCGTGCAGTATCGCATCAGCGATCCCGTGGCCTACGTCTTCCAAGTCCGCAATCCCGATGCCACCCTGCGGGATGCCTCGGAGTCGGTAATGCGGGCGGTGGTCGGAGATCGCACCGTGGAAGAAGTCCTGACCGTCGGACGCCAATCCATCGAAGCTGAAGCCGTCGAAAACTTGCGCGCCCTCTCCGAGCGCTATGACCTCGGCCTGCGGATCGACCAAATTCAGCTGAAAGACGTCAAGCCCCCCCGCCCGGTCGAACCCTCCTTCAACGAAGTCAACCAAGCCCAGCAAACCAAGGAAACCGTCATCAACGAAGCCCGCGGCCAATACAACCGGGCCGTCCCGCGCACCCGGGGCGAGGCCGACAAAACGATCGCCCAGGCCGAAGGGGAAGCCATCCGCCGGATCAACGAAGCGGAAGGGGACGCCGCCGCCTTCAACGCCGTCTTCAGCGAATACTCGAAAGCCCCCGACGTCACCCGCCAGCGCCTCTACCTGGAAACCATGTCCAAGGTGCTCCCCAGCTTTCAAAAACGCATTCTCATGGATGCCGCTGGAGGCGGAATCCTGCCCTTCTTAAACCTGGATCAATCTGCCAACCCCGTGACTGGCGCCCGCTAA
- the hflC gene encoding protease modulator HflC, whose protein sequence is MKQLSLALFLGIAIVLLVIIGSAIYTVDETEQVIITEFGRKVGDPVTEAGLKFKTPFIQHVNRIEKRVLEWDGNATEMPTRDKLFIIADMFGRWKITDASVFFEKLRDERSAISRLDDILGGETRTAVANHDLIEIIRSTKEREPVQGGEIVDILGESAQLEDIEQGRPAIEQIIFDSAKPKLAEFGIELLDIRFKRINYNPTVEKDIFQRMISERKQIAERFRSEGQGEAARILGSMEKDVNEIKSEAYKKVQSIRGEADAKATAIYANAYNQSPQAAEFYRFIKSLETYQTSLGGETTVILNTDSPLLQYLQSFEGNGN, encoded by the coding sequence ATGAAACAACTCTCTCTCGCCCTCTTCCTCGGCATCGCCATCGTCCTGCTCGTCATCATCGGGTCCGCCATCTACACCGTCGACGAAACCGAACAGGTCATCATCACGGAGTTTGGACGCAAGGTGGGCGACCCCGTGACCGAAGCCGGCCTCAAGTTCAAAACGCCCTTCATCCAACACGTCAACCGGATCGAAAAGCGCGTCCTCGAGTGGGATGGCAACGCCACCGAAATGCCCACCCGGGACAAACTCTTCATCATCGCGGACATGTTCGGTCGTTGGAAAATCACGGACGCGAGCGTCTTCTTTGAAAAACTCCGCGATGAACGCAGCGCCATCTCGCGGCTCGATGACATCCTCGGGGGGGAAACCCGCACCGCGGTCGCCAACCATGACCTCATCGAAATCATCCGCAGCACCAAGGAACGCGAGCCCGTCCAGGGCGGCGAAATCGTGGACATCTTGGGCGAAAGCGCCCAACTCGAAGACATCGAACAAGGCCGCCCCGCCATTGAACAAATCATCTTCGACTCAGCCAAGCCCAAGCTGGCAGAATTCGGCATCGAACTCCTCGACATCCGCTTCAAGCGGATCAATTACAACCCCACCGTGGAAAAAGACATCTTCCAACGAATGATCTCGGAGCGGAAACAAATCGCCGAACGCTTCCGCTCGGAAGGCCAAGGGGAAGCCGCCCGCATCCTGGGAAGCATGGAAAAAGACGTCAACGAAATCAAATCAGAGGCCTACAAAAAGGTCCAGAGCATCCGAGGGGAGGCGGACGCCAAGGCCACCGCCATCTACGCCAACGCCTACAACCAAAGCCCGCAAGCAGCCGAGTTTTATCGCTTCATCAAGAGTTTGGAGACCTACCAAACCTCTCTCGGCGGCGAGACGACCGTCATCCTCAACACGGACTCCCCCCTCCTGCAATATCTCCAATCCTTCGAAGGCAACGGGAACTGA
- a CDS encoding M15 family metallopeptidase, whose amino-acid sequence MAQPAKSLVKYVQRQLNASGFRSGRVDGICGWRTRGALRKALADVSNVDPKWPQERLLSAYIQYLATHRGIDAGPIDGWWGPQTEFGYENLLHLEEHGIPVPNWRDQEDDYVPAQNHWPEERPESELRKYYGEPGSNLATIELPYVHRIAWSSSQTLSKFSCHEKVAESMKRVLTRVLDYYGAQQIRDLRLDYWGGCFNKRTIRGGSRWSTHAWGIAVDYDPDRNRLRWGRDRAHFAKPAYEKWWQLWEEEGWVSLGRIKNYDWMHVQAAKR is encoded by the coding sequence ATGGCCCAGCCCGCAAAGTCCCTCGTCAAATATGTCCAACGCCAGCTGAATGCCTCGGGCTTTCGCTCGGGTCGGGTGGACGGGATTTGTGGTTGGCGGACTCGGGGGGCGCTTCGCAAGGCCTTGGCCGATGTCAGCAACGTCGACCCGAAGTGGCCTCAGGAGCGACTGCTTTCGGCCTACATCCAATATCTCGCGACCCATCGCGGCATCGACGCCGGCCCCATCGATGGCTGGTGGGGCCCACAGACTGAATTCGGTTACGAGAACCTTCTCCACCTCGAAGAGCATGGCATTCCGGTGCCGAACTGGCGAGATCAGGAAGACGATTATGTCCCCGCCCAGAACCACTGGCCGGAGGAGCGACCAGAGAGCGAGCTGCGAAAATACTACGGGGAGCCCGGCAGCAATCTCGCGACCATTGAGCTCCCCTACGTCCACCGTATCGCTTGGTCCTCGAGCCAGACTCTCAGCAAATTCAGCTGCCACGAGAAAGTCGCCGAGAGCATGAAGCGCGTCCTCACTCGGGTCCTCGATTACTATGGTGCCCAGCAGATTCGTGACCTCCGGCTCGACTACTGGGGAGGCTGTTTCAACAAACGCACCATCCGAGGGGGCAGCCGCTGGTCGACTCACGCTTGGGGCATCGCAGTCGATTACGATCCGGATCGCAACCGTCTCCGCTGGGGTCGAGACCGGGCCCATTTCGCGAAGCCAGCCTATGAGAAATGGTGGCAGCTGTGGGAGGAGGAAGGCTGGGTCAGCCTAGGCCGGATCAAGAACTACGATTGGATGCACGTGCAAGCGGCCAAGCGCTGA
- a CDS encoding efflux transporter outer membrane subunit yields MKAFAALLLLPCLSGCQLLAPLETSDFQAPVHWKETRAQGARHLPDQWWTLYQDAHLNELVEGVSTRNLDLRASLARIEQAYAALGVARADLFPSLSGEGSLSRNRLSEADPNAQFGPNPLTQYQGGAALSWEIDLWGRVRKLSQAAQADAFSVEAATADLRLSLQSQLARNYFALRFLDQEERILKNAIQTRQESLEIAQNRQATGRATDLEVARAEAELATRQAEKFQVQGGRRRLANALAVLSGQAPSDFSLASAPPPRVLPRIQTGLPFETLSARPDVAQALAQIQAAEARVEVARRDFFPRFNLIGSGGLSSISTDEFLEWSSRTFTLGPEVTLPFFQGGRLRANLQERRAAHEEAISNYEQTMLVALQEVEDALVDRQALAAEYAAQRRAVKASTRASQLSLTRYREGKVDSIEVLDALREELDAERRAAQIRGLQFDASVRLFQALGARG; encoded by the coding sequence ATGAAAGCTTTCGCCGCCCTTCTCCTTCTGCCCTGCTTGAGTGGCTGCCAGTTGCTGGCTCCCTTGGAAACTTCCGACTTCCAAGCCCCGGTTCACTGGAAAGAAACGAGGGCCCAAGGGGCCCGCCATTTGCCCGATCAGTGGTGGACGCTCTATCAGGATGCCCATCTAAATGAGCTGGTCGAGGGAGTGAGCACCCGCAACCTCGACCTCCGGGCCAGCCTCGCGAGGATCGAGCAAGCCTATGCGGCTTTGGGCGTGGCGAGGGCGGATCTCTTTCCCAGTCTTTCGGGTGAAGGAAGCCTCAGTCGGAATCGACTCTCGGAAGCCGATCCCAACGCCCAATTCGGGCCCAACCCGCTCACCCAATACCAGGGCGGCGCCGCCCTCAGCTGGGAAATCGACCTTTGGGGAAGGGTCCGCAAACTGAGCCAAGCGGCCCAGGCCGATGCCTTCTCGGTGGAAGCGGCCACCGCGGACTTGCGCTTATCGCTTCAGAGCCAGCTCGCACGAAATTACTTTGCCCTTCGCTTCTTGGACCAGGAGGAGCGCATTTTAAAAAACGCCATCCAGACCCGGCAAGAAAGCCTTGAGATCGCGCAAAATCGCCAGGCGACAGGACGGGCCACGGACTTGGAGGTGGCACGGGCCGAGGCTGAACTCGCCACACGGCAAGCCGAGAAGTTCCAAGTGCAGGGAGGACGCCGTCGCCTCGCGAATGCCTTGGCCGTTCTTTCCGGCCAAGCGCCCAGCGACTTTTCGCTGGCAAGTGCTCCCCCGCCGAGGGTGCTGCCCCGGATCCAAACCGGCCTGCCCTTCGAGACGCTGAGCGCGCGTCCTGACGTCGCGCAGGCTCTCGCGCAAATCCAGGCGGCTGAAGCTCGCGTGGAAGTCGCTCGGCGAGATTTCTTTCCACGCTTCAATCTGATTGGCTCCGGTGGGCTCTCCAGCATCAGCACGGATGAATTTCTGGAATGGAGTAGCCGCACCTTCACCCTGGGCCCGGAAGTCACCCTGCCTTTTTTCCAAGGAGGCCGACTCCGCGCCAATCTCCAAGAGCGCCGAGCGGCTCACGAGGAAGCCATTTCGAACTATGAACAAACGATGCTCGTGGCCTTGCAGGAGGTGGAAGACGCCCTGGTCGACCGGCAGGCCCTGGCGGCCGAGTATGCGGCGCAGCGGCGGGCCGTGAAGGCCTCGACCCGCGCTTCCCAGCTATCCCTAACGCGTTACCGCGAGGGCAAGGTCGATTCCATCGAAGTGCTCGATGCCCTGAGAGAGGAATTGGATGCCGAACGGAGAGCCGCCCAGATTCGGGGATTGCAGTTCGATGCGAGCGTCCGCTTGTTCCAAGCCTTGGGCGCCCGGGGCTAG
- a CDS encoding efflux RND transporter permease subunit, with protein sequence MSAGASNKLTAIFFDNRYLLALGIAVTLVAGLSAINGLPRLEDPVITNRSAQVLTVFPGASADRVEALVTEKIESELEEISQIKEIQSTSRSGISLITIEYKDAVQSDMVEPIASEIRDAVDAAAQEFPSEVLPPDFDNKRSTVAYTLLVALRWAEAAKGEEQLGILARRAEDLADRLRGVSGTQLVRVYGKPSEEITVEIQPEELAQRQLTSRDVAEALRRADVKVPAGLVRGGAANLLVEVDGRLDSLARVREVIVFQSEDQSRTIRLADIAQVTRSWTDPPEQVAFADGQRAILVAARVEDGGRVDQWDGAADQVLADFQANLGGRISAEVLYRQNVYTEARLSDLVGNLFLGAGVVLVVILLTMGWRRSLIVSTALPLTAAAVLFALSLQGGKLHQMSIFGMIIALGLLIDTAIVITDEVRKYLEKGKSRREAVIAAIEHLFVPLLSSTLTSVLAFLPILLLPGNAGDFVGSIGNSVILAISLSFVISLTLIAAMAGLFSSLPKTGGGRRRWRWLREGVSAPWFTRAMQGLIRQSIQRPWLGLLIGISVPILGFMAAAGLGSQFFPRTDRDMFTVQFDLPTVTSLERTVAVTAEMEALIREEAGIEHVHWLAGATFPPVYYNLIENRDNSPNYAMAAIKADSFESVDRLVPSLQKRLDEAFPEALVRVSKFAQGPPAPADVEIRLLGPDIATLQALGDEVQRRLGEHPDILHVESTLKRGEPKLWFNAQEERALTAGLSLQSIADQLQTHLEGLQGGSLIEAVEELPIRVRVPSERRREIDGVADLRLINDEGEPVPLRTVGGFELRPEAGAITRFNGERVNFVRGYSQVGALPIEITQQVLQELEESGFQPPAGYRLQVGGESENQAEALGNLQLYLPVIVTLTIAILILSFRSVRVAGILLLTAPLAVGYGLLATWVMDFPVSFNTILGCIGLVGLTFNDNIVALAALYADPQAKRGEIDAMTRQIMGIGRHLVSTTLTTIGSFLPLLLLIGGQFWPPLAIVLAGGVGGATLLAAVFTPALYRLVVARKYRTA encoded by the coding sequence ATGAGTGCGGGCGCCTCCAACAAGCTGACTGCGATTTTTTTCGATAATCGCTATCTCCTGGCGCTGGGGATTGCGGTGACCTTGGTGGCGGGGCTCTCAGCCATTAATGGGCTGCCTCGCTTGGAAGACCCGGTCATCACCAATCGAAGCGCGCAGGTCTTGACGGTCTTTCCAGGAGCCTCGGCCGACCGGGTCGAGGCCCTGGTGACCGAGAAAATCGAGTCCGAACTGGAAGAGATTTCTCAAATCAAAGAAATCCAGTCGACCTCCCGCTCGGGCATCTCGCTCATCACGATCGAATACAAGGACGCGGTTCAAAGTGACATGGTGGAACCGATCGCTTCGGAGATCCGCGATGCCGTCGACGCCGCCGCCCAGGAGTTTCCCTCTGAAGTTCTGCCGCCCGACTTCGACAACAAGCGGAGTACGGTGGCCTACACGCTCCTGGTGGCACTGCGCTGGGCCGAGGCGGCCAAAGGGGAGGAGCAGTTGGGGATTTTGGCTCGGCGGGCCGAGGATTTGGCTGATCGGCTCCGCGGGGTGAGCGGGACGCAACTGGTGCGAGTTTACGGCAAGCCCTCTGAGGAGATCACGGTGGAAATCCAACCGGAGGAGTTGGCTCAACGGCAGTTGACCTCCCGCGACGTGGCCGAGGCGCTTCGTCGAGCCGATGTCAAGGTCCCAGCGGGCTTGGTGCGAGGAGGGGCCGCCAACCTTTTGGTGGAGGTGGATGGGCGCTTGGATTCTCTGGCGCGGGTGCGGGAGGTCATCGTTTTCCAGAGTGAGGACCAGTCGCGCACCATCCGGCTAGCGGACATCGCCCAAGTGACCCGTTCCTGGACGGATCCTCCCGAACAGGTGGCCTTTGCCGACGGGCAACGAGCCATCTTGGTGGCGGCCCGGGTGGAGGACGGGGGGCGGGTGGACCAGTGGGATGGGGCGGCCGACCAAGTCTTGGCCGACTTCCAAGCCAATCTCGGCGGTCGGATCTCAGCCGAGGTGCTCTACCGGCAGAATGTCTACACCGAGGCCCGCTTGAGCGACTTGGTGGGCAATCTCTTTTTGGGCGCAGGCGTGGTGCTGGTGGTGATTCTTTTGACAATGGGTTGGCGGCGCTCGCTCATCGTGAGCACGGCTCTCCCCCTGACGGCCGCGGCGGTGCTCTTCGCGCTTTCGCTCCAAGGAGGGAAGCTGCATCAGATGTCGATTTTCGGCATGATCATCGCCCTGGGGCTCTTGATCGATACCGCCATTGTCATCACCGACGAGGTCCGCAAATACCTCGAGAAAGGAAAGAGCCGCCGGGAGGCGGTCATCGCGGCCATCGAGCATCTTTTCGTGCCCCTGCTGTCCTCGACCCTGACTTCGGTTTTGGCCTTCCTCCCCATTCTCTTGTTGCCGGGCAATGCGGGCGACTTTGTGGGCTCGATCGGGAACAGCGTCATCTTAGCCATCAGTCTCTCCTTCGTGATTTCGCTAACCTTAATCGCTGCCATGGCGGGTCTGTTCTCGTCTCTCCCCAAGACGGGCGGTGGGAGACGAAGGTGGCGTTGGCTGCGCGAGGGGGTGAGCGCGCCCTGGTTCACGCGCGCCATGCAAGGCCTCATCCGGCAGTCCATCCAGCGTCCTTGGCTAGGCCTTTTGATTGGGATCTCCGTCCCGATTCTGGGCTTCATGGCGGCGGCTGGTCTCGGCAGCCAATTTTTCCCGCGGACCGACCGCGATATGTTCACGGTGCAATTTGATCTTCCGACTGTCACGTCTCTCGAACGGACGGTGGCGGTCACGGCCGAGATGGAGGCTCTCATTCGCGAGGAAGCGGGAATCGAACATGTCCATTGGTTGGCCGGAGCGACCTTCCCTCCCGTCTACTACAATCTGATTGAGAATCGGGACAACTCGCCGAACTACGCCATGGCCGCCATCAAGGCAGATTCCTTTGAATCGGTCGATCGACTGGTGCCTAGCTTGCAAAAACGACTCGACGAAGCCTTCCCCGAAGCGCTCGTCCGGGTCAGCAAGTTCGCCCAAGGGCCACCGGCTCCTGCGGATGTGGAGATTCGCCTTCTCGGCCCCGACATCGCCACCCTCCAAGCGCTGGGCGATGAGGTCCAGCGACGTCTCGGAGAGCATCCCGATATCCTCCACGTGGAATCCACCCTGAAACGAGGGGAGCCCAAACTGTGGTTCAATGCGCAGGAAGAGCGCGCTCTCACAGCGGGTCTCAGCCTGCAATCGATTGCCGACCAGTTGCAAACCCACTTGGAAGGCCTGCAAGGGGGGAGCTTGATCGAGGCGGTCGAGGAACTGCCCATTCGGGTGCGGGTGCCGAGCGAGCGACGGCGGGAAATCGATGGAGTGGCCGACCTGCGTTTGATCAATGACGAGGGCGAGCCGGTCCCGCTTCGCACGGTAGGAGGCTTTGAACTGCGCCCCGAAGCGGGAGCGATCACGCGCTTCAATGGAGAACGGGTCAACTTCGTGCGGGGCTATTCCCAGGTGGGAGCCCTTCCGATCGAGATCACCCAGCAGGTCCTGCAAGAGCTGGAGGAATCCGGCTTCCAGCCACCGGCCGGGTATCGCCTCCAAGTGGGCGGGGAATCCGAGAACCAAGCGGAGGCCCTTGGCAATTTGCAGCTCTATCTGCCGGTCATTGTCACGCTCACGATCGCGATTCTCATTCTTTCCTTCCGGAGTGTCCGCGTGGCGGGCATCCTTCTGCTGACGGCTCCTTTGGCGGTGGGCTATGGGCTACTGGCCACTTGGGTCATGGATTTTCCGGTCAGCTTCAACACCATTTTAGGTTGCATCGGATTGGTCGGTCTGACTTTCAATGACAACATCGTGGCCCTGGCCGCCCTCTACGCCGACCCCCAGGCGAAGCGAGGAGAGATCGATGCCATGACTCGGCAGATCATGGGAATCGGCCGACACCTCGTGAGCACCACGCTCACCACCATCGGGAGTTTCCTACCGCTCTTGCTGCTGATAGGAGGCCAATTCTGGCCACCGCTTGCCATCGTGCTGGCGGGAGGAGTGGGCGGGGCCACTCTTTTGGCGGCCGTCTTCACTCCGGCGCTTTACCGGCTGGTGGTCGCTCGCAAGTATCGCACTGCCTGA
- a CDS encoding efflux RND transporter periplasmic adaptor subunit — MKSLRSIFFLGALLAGGCSGPADEGEEVPTMRLNPVAVVELVQAKSFPVVNKYVGVVEARRRTSLGFEISGTLLSVEVEEGEAVQEGQTLAAIDQERLEASRDELLASLVEATARKDFTEGVWERDARLVKSGAVAAQELESSLEERDSARAAVRRIEAQLASVEVDLRKSVLRAPYAGVIVERAADEGSILSPNQAVLELLETGQLEARIALPVAQEADWRSGPSLRAELPDGTEVDLPILRVLPQRDPRTQTIDVIASLAQEGLRARDGDILTVRQREEVAGEGFFLPRDALTEGNRGLWGCFLVVPDPEAAEGAHRLEPVDIELIYEYADQVFVRGPLQTGDQVLAAGLHKLAPGQRVKIARVERQSESSLSSAGS; from the coding sequence ATGAAGTCACTCCGATCCATTTTTTTCTTGGGAGCCCTCTTGGCAGGGGGTTGTTCCGGGCCAGCGGACGAGGGAGAAGAGGTTCCGACCATGCGGCTCAATCCCGTGGCGGTGGTGGAACTGGTGCAAGCGAAGAGTTTTCCGGTGGTGAATAAATACGTAGGGGTGGTCGAGGCCAGGCGGCGCACTTCCCTCGGCTTCGAGATCTCGGGAACCCTTCTTTCGGTGGAGGTCGAGGAGGGCGAGGCGGTGCAAGAGGGGCAGACTTTGGCGGCCATCGACCAAGAGCGTTTGGAAGCAAGTCGCGATGAACTGTTGGCTTCCCTGGTGGAGGCGACCGCTCGGAAAGACTTCACTGAGGGTGTCTGGGAGCGAGACGCCCGCTTGGTCAAGAGCGGCGCGGTGGCAGCGCAAGAGCTGGAGTCTTCGCTGGAAGAGCGGGATTCTGCGCGGGCGGCGGTGCGCCGGATTGAGGCCCAGTTGGCCAGCGTCGAGGTCGATCTCCGAAAGAGTGTCTTACGGGCGCCCTACGCCGGGGTCATCGTGGAGAGGGCCGCCGATGAGGGGAGCATCCTGTCGCCGAATCAAGCTGTTTTGGAGCTGCTGGAAACCGGCCAATTGGAAGCGCGCATCGCCCTGCCGGTGGCGCAAGAAGCGGATTGGCGAAGCGGGCCTTCGCTCCGGGCAGAGCTTCCCGATGGAACGGAGGTGGACTTGCCCATCCTGCGCGTCTTGCCACAACGTGATCCCCGCACGCAGACCATCGATGTCATCGCGTCGCTGGCGCAGGAGGGGCTGAGAGCGCGAGACGGGGATATCCTGACTGTCCGGCAGCGAGAGGAGGTAGCGGGCGAGGGGTTCTTTCTGCCCCGGGATGCGCTGACCGAAGGGAATCGTGGACTGTGGGGCTGTTTTTTGGTCGTTCCCGACCCGGAGGCCGCCGAGGGCGCTCATCGCTTGGAGCCGGTCGATATCGAGCTGATCTACGAGTATGCAGACCAGGTCTTCGTGCGGGGGCCGCTCCAGACCGGCGATCAGGTTTTGGCGGCAGGCCTTCACAAGTTGGCGCCGGGGCAGCGGGTCAAAATCGCCCGCGTGGAGAGGCAATCTGAAAGTTCGCTTTCTTCGGCCGGGTCATGA
- a CDS encoding TetR/AcrR family transcriptional regulator, translating into MGISERKEREFLAREEMVVKAADGLLASHGYLGLNLDELAEQVEYSKATLYHHFKSKEDLVLGVVNYHATLRWESFKAAHDFKGLTRERITAFAMADRMLAQNFPHGFPLVQLVRSPSIWSKCSEERQAYFFQTFDRCFELAVAVAEDAAAQGELAKDAPQPDQIVWGLISLSKGAFLIAEEGSFSEKYAREPLRYLFDNYCRYLDGVGWGPSAEEHDYEATKERIQSELSDFSQIALRS; encoded by the coding sequence ATGGGCATTTCTGAGAGAAAAGAGCGCGAATTTCTTGCTCGCGAGGAGATGGTGGTCAAGGCGGCGGATGGTCTGCTGGCCTCCCATGGCTACCTCGGTCTGAATTTGGACGAGTTGGCGGAGCAAGTGGAATACTCCAAAGCTACGCTTTATCATCACTTCAAGAGCAAGGAAGATCTCGTTTTGGGGGTGGTCAACTATCACGCCACGCTCCGCTGGGAATCCTTCAAAGCGGCCCATGACTTCAAAGGGCTGACCCGAGAGCGCATTACGGCCTTCGCCATGGCGGATCGCATGCTGGCGCAAAATTTTCCGCACGGTTTCCCGCTGGTGCAGCTGGTGCGCTCGCCCTCGATCTGGTCGAAGTGTTCAGAGGAACGGCAGGCCTACTTCTTCCAGACTTTTGACCGGTGTTTTGAGCTGGCGGTGGCGGTGGCCGAAGACGCTGCGGCTCAGGGCGAGCTAGCAAAGGATGCTCCCCAGCCGGACCAGATTGTCTGGGGCCTGATTAGTCTTTCCAAAGGTGCGTTTCTGATCGCTGAGGAGGGGTCTTTTTCCGAAAAATATGCCCGAGAGCCTCTCCGGTATCTCTTCGATAACTATTGCCGCTATCTCGATGGCGTGGGCTGGGGGCCTTCCGCGGAGGAGCATGATTACGAGGCCACCAAGGAACGCATTCAGAGCGAGCTTTCCGATTTTTCTCAGATCGCGCTCCGCTCCTAA